CAGGGCGCCCGGCGTCGACAGCGGGCTGACCGTGAAGTCGCCCTCGCGGAGCTGGAAGGCGCGGCTGCTGATAATCAGGCTCGGCACGCCCGTGGTCCACACCAGCGTTGAACGCGCGCCGGTAATGGTCACCTTCTGGAAGTAGGTGCCGTTCTCGCCCGCCGGCTTGAGGCCCCATTCCTTGAACTTGCCCGCCGCCCACTCGGCCATCTTTTCGTAACCGGGCGTCAGCGTGCGACGGCCCTGTTGCTCGTCGGCCGCAAGAAACGTAATGTAGCCCTTGATGATCTTGCCGTCGACCTTGATCTTCGTCGGCTCGGCGGTCGTCCGCACAGAGACGACGATGGCCAGGCATACGGCCAGCGCGAACGACAGAACAGTGCTTCGGCGCATGCGGAAATCCTCTCAGCGGGGGCTGAAATGACGGACGCGGATTGCCTGGGGGCGAAAGGCAGCGGGGGCACACGTCCCCTTGTCTGATACCTACGACGCAGGAGGGTGGTTTGTTTAGGGCCGTGACGCGGCGGGGCCTTGTGCCAAAAGCGCCAGAAGCCTGGCGTCGAGGTCCGCCATTCGCAGCGGTTTTGTCATGTGGCGGACGTCAGAACGCGCGAGAAACGCCTCGGCCTCCGGCGTCGCCGCGCCACCGGTGAGAAATAGCGTGCGAGCCCGCAGCAACGGATTCAGACCGGCAAGCTTCTCGGCGAATTCCATGCCGGTCATCACTGGCATCATCAGGTCGCAGACGATGGCGTCGAATGGCTGGGTTCGAATCAGATCGAGCGCCGCCATCGCGCTCGATGCGCAGGTGATGTCCCACGACCGGCGAAGGCTACGCTGGATCAGGCTAGTAATCAGCGACTCGTCGTCGACCAGCAGCACGCGGGGCTTCACCGGCTCAGGCCCTTGGGCAACGGAATGGCTACCGGTCGTCATGCGCACCACGCTCGCGGCCGACTCAAAGTGGACACTGGACTCACAGGCCTTGAAGTATGCCAAATTCAGGCCGAAGTCGCCAGCGGGGGCGCGGAGTGGCGGGATTCGGGAGGGCCGTGTCGCGAGCAAATTCCTGGGAGCGCCGGGCTCCCCGACTTCGCTCGTTGAGCTTCGTCGAGGTCTCGCCGTAGCGCTGCGCGCGGAGGCGGACAGCCCGGCCCGCATTCCCGCCACGCTGGAGCGTGGCGATCCCAGGGAACACGGCAGGGGCACGCGCGCTGCGTGCCCCTGTCGTACACTCCGCTACTTGATTGCCAGCCCCTTCCCCGCGTTCGCCTTGTTGAACGCCGGCAGGTCCTTCTCCATCAGCGTGGCGTAGTCGCGTTCGGCTGCCGCCAGGTCCTTCTCCATCCAGGCGAGCGCTTCGAGCGACGCGTCGGTCGGCCGATGATCGGCTCCGCCCTGCACATCGCTGGCGCCGCCGCCCACCATGCCGCCGAGCCACACGAGGTTCAGATACACCTTGTAGGCCTCGACGTACCACTTGTCGTCGCTGTGCATCTCGGTGCGCGACAGCAACTGCAGCTCGATCGCCATCATCTTTTGATCGAGGGCGCGCAGGGCCTGCAGAGCGGCCTTCCTGCCAGCGTTGGCCTTCAGCAGATCCTCGATTTGCTTCCGCATCACTTCGATCTTGTTGATGATCGCGACGGTCCTGTTGATGTCGTTGCGAATCCGGATTTGCGCCGTGGTCGACTCCACCAGGTCGGTCAGTGGTGCCGGCAGTTTCGGATCCTTGAAGACGTCGAACGACCGCGGATACACCTGGTCTCCCACCGTCATGCGCACCAGATAGCGTCCGGGCGCCGCGATGGGCCCCTGCCGCTGCGGCCCCTGAATTCCCCAGTGCACGATGGGTCGCGTGTCACGTCCCTTGAAGCGTGCCTCCTCCCAGATGTGCGGGTTGTCTGGCGGAATCGTGCGCAGCTCCACCTGCGCTGGGCCGTCGTACCGCAGATCCCACGCGACGCGGTTGAGCCCGACACGGCCGGATCCATCCAGCTTGCGAATGACGGTGCCGTTCGCATCGACGATCTCGAACTTGATGCGATCGATTGACGCGGCTTTGAGCGAGTAGAGGAACTCCGCGCTTCCGCCCCGCGCCAGCCGAGACGCGACGCGTGGCTGATACAGGAACGCCGGCGCCTTGTCGACACCCTGATCCTGCTGTTCGAGACGCGTGATGTCGCGCAGCAGGAACAGGCCGCGGCCATAGGTGGAGATGGCCACATCGTGCGCCTGCGGCTGCACGTCAATCCAGCTGACCGGCGCCGCAGGCAACCCCTCGTTGAGCGCGGTCCACGTCTTCCCATCGTCCATGGAGTAGTAGAACGCGTGGCCGGTTCCCGCGAACAGCATCCCCTTGCGATTCGGGTTCTCCGCAAACGACAGGACATAGGCGAGCGGGTGCATCTTCGGGAGCGCGTCGCTGATCTTCGTCCACGTCTTCCCGAAGTCGGTGGTCTTGTAGATGAACGGTTCGCGATTGTCCATCAGGTGGAGATCGACCGCGACGTACGCCGTCGCCGCGTCAAAGCGCGACGGCTCGATCTTCCGAACCGTTCCCCACACCGGCAGGCCCGCGATGTTTTTCGACACGTTCGTCCATGCGCCGCCCCCATCACGCGTGTACCAGACCTGGCCGTCGTTGGTGCCGGCCCAGATGAGGCCCTTCTGGTTTTTCGAGGGCGCGATCGCGAACACGACTTCGCCGTAAAACTGGCCGAGGTTGTCGCCGATGATGCCGCCCGACGACACGATGCGCGTCGGATCCTGCGTGGACAGATCCGGGCTGATGACGCTCCACGTCTGCCCCTGATCGCTCGTCTTGAAGATGACCTGGCAGCCGTAGTACACGGTCTCCTTCTCGAACGGATCAAATGCCAGCGGCGGTGTCCAGTGGCAGCGATACTTCGCCTTGTTCGGCTCCGAATCGAGCGTGTGGATCCACGGCGCCACCGATCGTGCAGTGCCAAGACGGTTGTCGAACCTGGTCACCTCGTTGCCGTAACAGGTGGCCCAGATGATGTCGGGGTTGCCCGGCAGCGGGATCGTGAATCCCGACTCGCAGCCGCCGATGTTCGGCTGCCAGGCCACGCCGCCACCGCCGCGTCCGCCTCCACCTCCCCCACCAGCCGCTTGCCCTGAGCTTGTCGAAGGGCCACGTCCAGCCTGCGCCGCCGAATACGACGGCACATTAGTGACGGGCACCGGTGACATGCTCGGCCCTCTCATCGTCCCATCGTCCTGCCGATTGCTGTAGAGCCAGTACGGCACCTGGTCATCAACCGCCACGTGGTACATCTGGCCGATTGGCAACACGACGCTGAAGAACGACTTCGCATGGTCGCGCGTGATACCCATGCCGCCATCGCCGGTCGCCACCCAGTGGTCGCCGTTGGTGGGATCGATCCAGATGTCGTGGCAATCGCCGCACCCGCCGCCGCCACCACCACCACCGCCGCCTGGCGGGAACGTCAAGCCGCCATCGGTTGAGCGGTGGAAGCTGCTGTTGGCGATGAGCACCTCGTTTTCGTTTTGCGGATTGACCTCGACGCGAATGTAGTAGCCCGCGCGGCCGATGAGCCGGCGATCCCAACTGACGACTTTCCACAAGTCGCCGCCGTCATCCGAGCGCCAGAGTGATCCCTGGTTGGGCGTTTGGATGAGGGCGAACATGCGCTTCGCGTTCGACGGCGCAATCGCGACGTCGATCTTGCCGACCGGTGAGATCGGGAGGCCGGGCGACGTGAGTTTCTGCCAGGTCGTGCCGCCGTCCTTCGATCGGTAGACCGCGCTGCCGGGTCCGCCGCTGAACATCGCCCACGTGTGCATCACCACTTCCCACGTGCCGGCGAGCAGCAGATTCGGGTCCTTCGGATCCATGCTGAGGCCCGAGCATCCCGTGTCGGCGTTCACAAACAGCACACGCTGCCACGTCTTGCCGCCGTCGGTCGTGCGGAACACGCCGCGTTCCTCCTGCGGTCCGGTGGCGCGGCCGAGCGCGCACGCAAACACGATGTCGGGATTGGTCGGGTGGATGAGAATACGTCCGATGCGGCCGGTGTCCTTGAGGCCGACATTCGACCAGGTCTTGCCGGCATCGGTCGATTTGTAGATGCCGTCGCCCATGATGTCGGCGTCGCGAATCGCCCACGCCTCACCGGTGCCTGCCAAGACGATGTCGTGGTTTGAGCGGGAGACGGCGAGCGCGCCAATCGCCTGGACGGGCTGGCCATCGAAGATCGGCTCGAACGACTGACCGCCGTCGGTGGTTTTCCAGACGCCGCCCGAGGCCGCGCCCGCGTAGTAGGTCTTCGTGTCGCCGGGAATGCCGGCGACGGCCGAAATGCGGCCGGAACTTGCGGGCCCCATGTAGCGGAACCGCAGAGGTTCGATGGTCGGGTCGGGGGCCGGGCCCCCGCCTCTGCCCTGAGCGTTGAGCGCAATGGCGAACAGAACAGCGAGCGTCGCGCCAATCGCGAGCCTCATGGCCGTTGTGGCTTTCGAGTGCATGCCTGTATCCTCCGGGTTTCCCTATCTGCCGACAACCGGTTTCATCACCCGTTCTTGCGGCGAAATTGGGCCGCCGTGCGCAGGTGATGAGACCGTCTTTGATGTCACCTATTTCCTCTTGCCCCACGTCGGCGGGGGCGGCTCCTTGATGGCGCGATCGACCGGCTTCGCCTTGAGCATGCGCAGCGCTTCCTGCACTGCGCGCTCGAGTTGCGGATCTTTGCCCGCAATCACGTCCTTCGGCCAGTTCTCGACGTCGACATCCGGCCCGACGCCCTCGTTTTCGACGGCCCACTTGTTGTCGCGCGAGAAGAACCCGCCGCGCGGGGCAATCATCGATCCGCCGTCGATGAAGGTCGGCGTGTCGGCCGTGTGCACGAGGCCTCCCCACGTGCGTTTGCCAACCAGCACGCCGATCTTGCGGTACCGGAACATGTACGGCATCAGGTCGCCGCCCGAGCCGGCCATCTCGTTGATGATCATCACCTTCGGCCCCCAGATGCCGGCCGCGGGACTGGTGAACGGATAGCGGTCGCCCGCCACGTTGTTGAAGTAGCCGTCGAAATCACGCTGGAGGACGTCGATGATGTAGTCGGCCGCCGATCCGCCGCCGTTGAATCGCTCGTCGATGATCGCGCCCTTCTTCTCCTGCTGCGCGAAGTAGTAGCGGTTGAAGCTCGCGTAGCCGGGCTGACCGGTATTCGGCACGTAGACATACGCCAACTGCCCATCGGAAAGCTTGTCGACCAGACGCCGGTTCGATTCGACAAAGGCCCGCGTCCGCAGCCCCTGTTCATTGGCGACCGGAACGACCGTTACCTGCCGCGAGCCCTCCATGACGGGCTTCGCGTTGATGGTGAGTACCGTCTGCCGGTTGGCCGTGCCATCGAGCAGGCGGTAGATGCTGTCGGGCGCCTTCAGTTCGACGCCGTTGATCGCGAGCACATAGTCGCCCACCGACACGTCCACGCCTGGTGACGCCAGCGGCGCGCGCAGGTCGGGATTCCAGTTCTCGTTGTCGTAAATCCTGGTGATCTTGTAGCGCTGGCTGTCGATGGCGAAATCGGCGCCGAGCAGGCCACCATAGACGGGCGGCACTTCTGGCATGTCGCCGCCGCGCACGTACGAATGCCCGATGGCGATCTCGGATCCCATGTTGTCGAGCAGGTAGTTCAGGTCGGCGCGGTGCATCGCGTACGGCAAGAGTGCGCCGTACATCTGCTTCATCTTCGGCCAGTCGGTGCCGTGCAGGTTGGGCACGTAGAGGTAGTCGCGCTGGTTGCGCCAGCCTTCGTTGAAGATCTGCTTGAACTCCTCTTTCGGCTCCAGGAACATCCGGAGCGTCGCCTCCAGACGACCCTGTCCGGGCTGCGGAGGCGTGCGGTCGGCATCGACCAGATACAGGCTGGGGCCACTGCCGCCCCCTGCCGCCGTGCCTCGGCCACCACCACCGCCACCGGCGCTGCGATACACGA
This window of the Acidobacteriota bacterium genome carries:
- a CDS encoding response regulator, whose product is MTTGSHSVAQGPEPVKPRVLLVDDESLITSLIQRSLRRSWDITCASSAMAALDLIRTQPFDAIVCDLMMPVMTGMEFAEKLAGLNPLLRARTLFLTGGAATPEAEAFLARSDVRHMTKPLRMADLDARLLALLAQGPAASRP